The Pochonia chlamydosporia 170 chromosome 1, whole genome shotgun sequence genome window below encodes:
- a CDS encoding perilipin-like protein, Mpl1 (similar to Metarhizium robertsii ARSEF 23 XP_007825008.1), producing MTVPQVNGDVSPRPNSAFLQHLLNYPLISDGIHTVKSNEYAQRSIKLGDSAYQTFAAPVLPWFAKPYEYVSPYVARADSLGDKTLDRIDERFPIVKKPTSDLYNDTRSLILLPYNKGIEGRDHVFEVYASEAKKIEQKGLVGQGKAVVSTAFVVSNETLGWLSSLLAAKKAEATTAVKEKVNQ from the exons ATGACTGTCCCTCAGGTCAACGGCGATGTTTCGCCCCGTCCCAACTCTGCTTTCCTCCAG CACCTCCTCAACTATCCCCTGATTAGCGACGGCATCCACACCGTCAAGTCCAACGAGTACGCTCAGCGCTCCATCAAGCTCGGTGACTCCGCCTATCAGACCTTCGCTGCTCCCGTCCTTCCTTGGTTCGCAAAGCCCTACGAGTATGTTTCGCCCTATGTCGCTCGTGCCGATTCCCTGGGCGACAAGACTCTCGACCGCATCGACGAGCGCTTCCCCATCGTCAAGAAGCCCACCAGCGACCTGTACAACGACACTCGCAGCCTAATCCTGTTGCCTTACAACAAGGGCATCGAGGGTCGCGACCATGTCTTCGAGGTCTACGCCagcgaagccaagaagattgaGCAGAAGGGCCTGGTCGGCCAGGGCAAGGCTGTCGTCTCTACTGCCTTCGTTGTTAGCAATGAGACTCTGGGCTGGCTGAGCAGCCTTCtggccgccaagaaggctgagGCTACCACCGCtgtcaaggagaaggtcAACCAGTAA
- a CDS encoding pirin (similar to Colletotrichum gloeosporioides Nara gc5 XP_007282774.1), with product MKYFRDTIITTIIIALISTLIKYTNLIKISKPTPQTQPFYTPPSTHLLTTEMSVPRAIRKAFLAVEQSEGAGARVRRSIGTPQLRNFSPFLMLDHFSVSPGAGFPDHPHRGQETITYLLEGATDHEDFAGNKGTLYPGDLQFMTAGRGIVHAEMPRKTEDGKPNVGLQLWVDLPEKLKSCEPRYRDLRANEIPTVDVDDGKATIKVISGQSHGIDSVKDLAYTPVWILDVILRPGAKVTQPLPKGWNAFSYVLEGSAWYGKGDDRTKIEQFHNVVFEQDGDVVHVETDADATKDTRLVIIAGTPLDQQVVQYGPFVLNSKEGVYQALYDYQTFSNGFERAKDWKSEIGKPMMG from the exons ATGAAGTATTTCCGggacaccatcatcaccacaataATCATCGCCCTCATATCCACACTCATCAAATACACCAACCTCATAAAAATCTCcaaaccaacaccacaaacgCAACCGTTCTATACACCACCTTCTACACACCTCCTCACAACAGAAATGTCCGTCCCCCGCGCCATCCGCAAGGCCTTCCTTGCCGTGGAACAATCCGAAGGCGCAGGCGCCCGCGTCCGCAGATCCATCGGAACACCCCAGCTGCGCAACTTCTCCCCCTTCCTCATGCTGGACCATTTCTCCGTATCTCCCGGCGCAGGATTCCCAGACCACCCGCACAGGGGCCAGGAAACGATCACATACCTGCTCGAGGGGGCCACCGACCATGAGGACTTTGCGGGCAACAAGGGCACATTGTACCCCGGTGATCTGCAGTTCATGACGGCGGGGCGAGGAATCGTACACGCAGAGATGCCGCGCAAGACGGAGGACGGGAAGCCAAATGTCGGGCTGCAATTATGGGTCGATCTTCCcgagaagctcaagtctTGCGAGCCGCGGTATCGGGACCTCCGCGCCAACGAGATTCCAActgtggatgtggatgacgGCAAGGCGACGATAAAGGTTATTTCCGGCCAAAGTCATGGCATCGATTCGGTCAAGGATCTGGCTTACACGCCCGTATGGATCTTGGACGTGATTCTTCGTCCAGGAGCCAAGGTCACGCAGCCGTTGCCCAAGGGCTGGAACGCATTCTCGTATGTCCTCGAGGGAAGTGCTTGGTACGGTAAAGGTGACGACCGCACAAAAATTGAACAGTTCCACAATGTTGTATTTGAGCAAGACGGCGATGTGGTTCACGTCGAGACTGATGCTGATGCGACAAAGGATACCCGGCTTG TCATTATTGCTGGTACCCCTCTTGACCAACAAGTCGTACAATATGGCCCATTTGTCCTCAATTCAAAAGAGGGCGTATACCAGGCACTGTACGACTACCAGACCTTTTCCAATGGCTTTGAAAGAGCAAAGGATTGGAAAAGCGAGATTGGAAAGCCCATGATGGGTTGA
- a CDS encoding CFEM domain-containing protein (similar to Metarhizium acridum CQMa 102 XP_007811943.1), with the protein MKSAVVILSLAAAAVAQDVAALAQCGQTCANNMMAAGKAQELGCKQSDLKCLCANPNFMYGLRDCSHAICSQQDANKVVEYGMQVCKGAGVEVTGGNGGSGGASQTGGNGGSSQTGGNSGATHTGDGGSGAHVTTIYSTATGTDGKVVTTPVATSTITGGSGGSGGSVVTYTTNGSQVVTTLSTMMSNPTGTESSGATQTGSGSETSTGGSGTETGGSGSTQTTGGSGSQTTGSGGATTTTSKGLAAQMTAAPGILAAAGLAALLI; encoded by the exons ATGAAGTCCGCAGTCGTCATTCTCTCTCTTGCCgcagctgctgttgctcaagaTGTTGCCGCCCTTGCTCAATGTGGT CAAACCTGCGCCAATAACATGATGGCCGCTGGTAAGGCTCAGGAGCTCGGCTGCAAGCAGAGCGACTTGAAGTGCCTCTGCGCCAACCCTAACTTCATGTACGGTCTCCGTGACTGTTCACACGCCATCTGCAGCCAACAGGATGCCAACAAGGTCGTCGAGTATGGCATGCAAGTTTGCAAGGGCGCCGGTGTCGAGGTTACTGGTGGAAACGGCGGAAGCGGTGGCGCTAGCCAGACTGGTGGCAACGGTGGTTCGTCTCAGACCGGTGGTAACAGCGGTGCTACTCAcactggtgatggtggcagcGGCGCTCATGTCACCACCATCTACAGCACGGCCACTGGCACGGATGGCAAGGTCGTTACCACTCCGGTTGCTACCTCTACCATTACCGGAGGCAGCGGTGGTTCTGGCGGCTCGGTTGTTACCTACACCACCAACGGCTCTCAAGTCGTTACGACTCTCTCCACTATGATGAGCAATCCCACTGGCACCGAGAGCTCTGGTGCTACCCAGACCGGCTCTGGCTCTGAGACTTCCACTGGAGGCTCTGGCACTGAAACTGGTGGCTCCGGTTCTACTCAGACTACTGGAGGTTCTGGTTCTCAGACTACTGGAAGCGGCGGTGCTACCACTACCACAAGCAAGGGCCTTGCT GCCCAGATGACTGCCGCCCCTGGcatccttgccgccgccggtCTTGCTGCTCTCCTCATCTAA